In Rhodomicrobium lacus, the following proteins share a genomic window:
- a CDS encoding BRO family protein, giving the protein MNTGNAIVPFDFEGKNVRIINRDANPWFVLADVCCVLEIAQAASANRRLDADEKDVLTMHTPGGVQQMTVINESGLYSLILTSRKESAKRFKKWVTSEVLPSIRKTGSYSARQAEEPRRGELPLADEVLALKRLMLSTTDYAVGLENRIMDLERKAWQMPVDGWARDWFEARMTAAGIKSFTELAERVCVSKSMLSFMLDGKRSTALPVARGLARELGVPLIEIARRTTGPAMEALLEGEALRAEKGRRAGSAA; this is encoded by the coding sequence ATGAACACCGGCAACGCAATCGTGCCGTTCGATTTTGAGGGGAAAAACGTTCGCATCATCAACCGCGATGCCAATCCGTGGTTCGTGCTCGCCGACGTGTGCTGCGTGCTGGAGATCGCGCAGGCCGCCAGCGCCAACCGCCGCTTGGATGCGGACGAGAAGGATGTGCTTACTATGCACACCCCTGGCGGCGTGCAGCAGATGACCGTCATCAACGAGTCCGGCCTTTACAGTCTGATCCTCACGAGCCGCAAAGAGAGCGCCAAGCGCTTCAAGAAGTGGGTCACGTCGGAAGTTCTGCCATCGATTCGCAAGACGGGCTCATACAGCGCCCGCCAGGCCGAGGAGCCGCGCCGGGGCGAACTGCCCCTCGCGGACGAAGTGCTCGCCTTGAAGCGCTTGATGCTTTCAACCACCGACTATGCTGTTGGCCTTGAGAACCGGATCATGGACCTGGAGCGCAAGGCCTGGCAGATGCCGGTAGACGGCTGGGCCCGCGATTGGTTCGAAGCAAGGATGACTGCGGCCGGGATCAAGAGCTTCACCGAACTCGCCGAGCGGGTGTGCGTGTCGAAGAGCATGCTGTCCTTCATGCTGGATGGCAAGCGGTCGACGGCTCTGCCGGTTGCGCGGGGCCTCGCCCGCGAGCTAGGAGTGCCGCTCATCGAGATCGCGCGTCGCACTACGGGGCCGGCCATGGAGGCGCTGCTTGAGGGCGAAGCGCTTCGCGCAGAGAAAGGGCGCCGCGCCGGCAGCGCAGCCTGA
- a CDS encoding phage terminase large subunit family protein, which yields MTDEPEVCGSELFTFAAYEARQPDPPYTVSEWADRNRHLSTVASAEPGLWRTARTPYLREIMDNLSAYSPIERTVVMKGAQVGFSEAGLNFMGYAIQHSPGPALYVMPTVETVKKLSKTRLDPMIEASPALSARINPARARDSGNTMYSKEFDGGVLLLTGANSAAGLRSMPIRFLVLDEVDAYPASVDEEGDPVMLAIKRTANFVRRKIFMLSTPANKDTSRIGKEFRRGDQRYYNVPCDACGVLQPIVWAQIKWPAGEPDKATFHCAHCGHRHEEHRKGALMDEARGACWIPTADNARANLRSYHLSALYSPWYTWAECAHDFIAAKDDPALLQPFVNTVLGEEWEDKTGEKADPATLFGKREEYELLPARAALVTAGVDVQPDRLECEVVAWGRDEESWNIDYQVFAGDPSSNEVWDQLDEYLQKRWPHPAFDNGMRISATAVDTGGANTLSAYAFVRPREGRRIWAIKGMAGRRPIWPKRPSRNNKGKVNLYVIGVDGAKEVIMARLAKAGPGAHGAGACHFHMERDQEYFDQLTAERRVTRYHKGFRIIEWTKPDHARNEALDCRVYAYAALNGLIIAGFSLNREANRIEALLAERGVELPQPSVSPLVELAENMQAVVTALSAAEQPAQEPAMPKPPPPAIKRKRRRVIVSPYMHAVR from the coding sequence ATGACGGACGAACCGGAAGTCTGCGGTTCCGAGCTCTTCACCTTCGCGGCCTACGAGGCGCGCCAGCCGGACCCGCCCTATACCGTCTCGGAGTGGGCCGACCGCAATCGGCACCTCTCTACGGTCGCGAGCGCGGAGCCGGGGCTGTGGCGAACGGCCCGCACACCCTACCTGCGCGAGATCATGGACAACCTGTCTGCCTACTCGCCGATTGAGCGCACCGTGGTGATGAAGGGCGCCCAGGTCGGTTTCTCCGAGGCAGGGCTGAACTTCATGGGCTATGCCATCCAGCACAGCCCTGGCCCGGCGCTTTACGTCATGCCCACCGTGGAGACGGTGAAGAAGCTGTCGAAGACCCGTCTCGACCCGATGATCGAAGCGAGCCCCGCTCTCAGCGCTCGGATCAATCCGGCCCGGGCGCGCGATAGCGGCAACACGATGTACTCGAAGGAGTTCGATGGCGGCGTGCTGCTGCTGACGGGCGCGAACAGTGCGGCAGGCCTGCGCTCGATGCCGATCCGCTTCCTTGTGCTCGACGAGGTGGACGCCTATCCCGCGAGCGTGGACGAGGAGGGCGATCCGGTCATGCTGGCGATCAAGCGCACGGCGAACTTCGTGCGCCGGAAGATCTTCATGCTGTCCACGCCCGCAAACAAGGACACGTCGCGTATCGGCAAGGAGTTCCGGCGGGGCGATCAGCGCTACTACAACGTGCCATGCGACGCGTGCGGCGTGTTGCAGCCGATCGTCTGGGCGCAGATCAAGTGGCCGGCGGGCGAGCCCGACAAGGCGACTTTCCACTGCGCGCATTGCGGCCATCGCCATGAAGAGCACCGCAAGGGCGCGCTTATGGACGAGGCGCGCGGAGCCTGCTGGATACCGACCGCAGACAACGCGCGGGCGAACTTGCGCTCCTATCACCTCTCGGCGCTCTACTCGCCCTGGTACACCTGGGCCGAATGCGCCCATGACTTCATCGCCGCAAAGGACGATCCGGCTCTCTTGCAGCCGTTCGTGAACACGGTGCTCGGTGAGGAATGGGAAGACAAGACCGGCGAAAAGGCGGATCCGGCCACGCTGTTCGGCAAGCGCGAAGAGTACGAGTTGCTACCGGCTCGGGCGGCGCTCGTCACGGCGGGCGTGGACGTGCAGCCCGACCGTCTCGAATGTGAGGTCGTCGCCTGGGGCCGCGATGAGGAAAGCTGGAACATCGACTATCAGGTGTTCGCTGGCGATCCTTCCTCGAACGAGGTTTGGGATCAGCTCGACGAGTATCTGCAAAAGCGATGGCCTCATCCGGCCTTCGACAACGGCATGCGGATCTCTGCGACCGCGGTGGACACCGGCGGCGCGAACACGCTGTCGGCGTATGCCTTCGTGCGCCCACGTGAGGGCCGCCGGATCTGGGCGATCAAGGGCATGGCCGGGCGCCGCCCGATCTGGCCGAAGCGGCCGAGCCGAAACAACAAGGGGAAAGTGAACCTCTACGTGATCGGCGTGGACGGCGCGAAGGAAGTCATCATGGCGCGCCTTGCGAAAGCCGGGCCCGGCGCGCACGGCGCCGGCGCATGCCATTTCCATATGGAGCGCGATCAGGAGTATTTCGACCAGCTGACGGCGGAGCGGCGCGTGACCCGCTACCACAAGGGCTTCCGGATCATCGAATGGACGAAGCCCGATCACGCCCGCAACGAGGCGCTCGACTGCCGCGTCTATGCCTATGCGGCGCTGAATGGGCTCATCATCGCAGGCTTCAGCCTGAACAGGGAGGCGAACCGCATCGAGGCTCTGCTTGCCGAGCGCGGCGTTGAGCTTCCGCAGCCGTCGGTGTCTCCGCTCGTTGAACTCGCCGAGAACATGCAGGCGGTCGTGACGGCGCTGAGTGCAGCCGAGCAGCCCGCTCAAGAACCCGCAATGCCGAAGCCCCCGCCTCCTGCGATAAAGCGCAAGCGGCGGCGCGTCATCGTGAGCCCGTATATGCACGCCGTCCGATGA
- a CDS encoding phage head-tail joining protein: protein MAETLEEMQAQRTALTSALRTGAFQVRHGDKQVTYRSVEEIKKALAALDEAIALVSGKRRSRVTYVNAQRGY, encoded by the coding sequence GTGGCCGAGACCCTCGAAGAGATGCAGGCGCAGCGCACGGCCTTGACGAGCGCGCTCCGCACCGGCGCGTTCCAGGTGCGGCACGGCGACAAGCAGGTCACGTATCGCAGCGTGGAGGAAATCAAGAAGGCGCTCGCCGCTCTGGATGAAGCAATCGCCCTTGTATCCGGCAAGCGGCGCTCGCGCGTGACCTATGTCAACGCACAGCGGGGGTATTAA
- a CDS encoding phage portal protein, with protein MADPFTLSAGGRNPSFEAAGRGRRLSGFNPPRNHVNRAIQAAGDTILSRARWLYENDGICGNAVDEWAATAVAEGVKLRPRVKGHKAKVSALLDLFWRWAEEADADGVSDFYGMQERIAREVFLAGECFVRIRHARPGEMATVPFQLQILPAEMLDLSYEGPPENPDHYIRMGIEFDARGRRVAYHFWRWNPNDYQPPHISALYERVRVPADQVIHVYESRQGGQIRGVPRVARVLVKTFGLEVYDDAELDRKKTAALFTAFLTGRGEPPFHSGNDDDDEEIAPTFEPGAIVDLGEDRDVKFSTPAEVGGSYEPFQYRNILKICAGLGMPYAIVSGDVTRGNFSNVRTAIIQFRRRVRQWQYNVLAYQLNRVVWRTFVDLAVISEAITLPGFDKPDSGWLYCDSLMPRMEMIDPLKDVQAEKEELRAGLKSRTMALAERGYDREDVDDEIAVEREEAKTRGIKFDIEHAKGETPTEPDEEAIAERIRDEGGYREAA; from the coding sequence ATGGCCGACCCTTTCACGCTTTCCGCCGGTGGGCGCAACCCGTCATTCGAGGCGGCAGGGCGTGGGCGCCGACTCTCAGGGTTCAACCCGCCTCGAAACCACGTCAACCGCGCCATCCAGGCAGCAGGCGATACGATTCTTTCCCGCGCGCGGTGGCTTTATGAGAACGACGGCATTTGCGGCAACGCCGTAGATGAATGGGCTGCCACGGCTGTGGCCGAGGGTGTAAAGCTGCGCCCCCGCGTGAAGGGCCACAAGGCCAAGGTGAGCGCGCTGCTCGACCTGTTCTGGCGCTGGGCCGAGGAAGCAGACGCGGACGGCGTGTCGGATTTCTACGGCATGCAAGAGCGGATCGCTCGCGAGGTCTTTCTGGCGGGGGAGTGCTTCGTGCGCATTCGCCATGCGCGGCCCGGAGAAATGGCGACCGTGCCGTTTCAGTTGCAGATCCTGCCGGCGGAAATGCTCGACCTGTCGTATGAAGGGCCGCCCGAAAACCCGGATCACTATATCCGCATGGGGATCGAGTTCGACGCGCGCGGCCGCCGCGTTGCCTATCACTTCTGGCGCTGGAACCCGAACGACTACCAACCCCCGCATATAAGCGCTCTATACGAACGCGTGCGCGTTCCGGCCGATCAGGTCATTCACGTTTATGAGTCCCGCCAGGGCGGTCAGATCCGGGGCGTACCCCGCGTCGCGCGCGTGCTCGTCAAGACGTTCGGCTTGGAGGTTTACGACGATGCCGAGCTTGATCGCAAAAAGACGGCGGCATTGTTCACGGCCTTCCTCACCGGACGCGGAGAGCCTCCATTCCATAGCGGCAATGACGACGATGACGAGGAGATTGCGCCGACCTTCGAGCCTGGCGCGATCGTCGACCTCGGCGAGGACCGGGACGTGAAGTTCTCGACGCCCGCCGAAGTGGGCGGTTCCTACGAGCCGTTCCAGTATCGGAACATCTTGAAGATCTGCGCGGGACTTGGAATGCCTTACGCCATCGTCTCGGGAGATGTGACGCGCGGCAATTTCTCGAACGTGCGCACCGCGATCATCCAGTTTCGCCGGCGGGTGAGGCAGTGGCAGTACAACGTGCTGGCCTACCAGCTCAACCGCGTTGTCTGGCGCACTTTCGTTGACCTTGCCGTCATCTCCGAGGCGATCACGCTGCCGGGTTTCGACAAGCCCGATAGTGGCTGGCTCTATTGCGATTCTCTCATGCCGCGCATGGAGATGATCGACCCGCTGAAAGACGTTCAGGCCGAGAAGGAAGAGCTGCGCGCTGGCCTCAAGAGCCGCACCATGGCGCTCGCCGAGCGCGGCTACGACCGCGAGGATGTGGACGACGAAATCGCCGTCGAGCGCGAGGAAGCCAAGACACGCGGGATCAAGTTCGACATCGAGCACGCCAAAGGCGAGACGCCAACGGAGCCGGACGAAGAAGCGATAGCGGAGCGCATCCGGGATGAAGGGGGCTACCGTGAGGCGGCTTGA